One Candidatus Woesearchaeota archaeon genomic window carries:
- a CDS encoding magnesium transporter, translating into MNNKESEHLLYQEIEKETNTENKKNKLLQINEKIKSRVFLRLHVTTQKEILFLLKKEEILDLLKYMDPDEVTDVLQRVSEETKRKKILEELQEETKHKVEFLLRFHPETAAGLMSLDYVVASSKQTLLTVNKLVVKHEKRTGKFPTILVEENGEIIGELPGHFLTTKKPKEKIKNHLIKIHTTKYDESQQEVIKKFRETRHDKIIVMDDTDFVLGIIYSDDILRLIQDEPDKSLYSFAGLKREETINDTIKEKVKYRYKWLIVSLIASFVVAATIIPFEKTIENMVLLAIYLPIVAMMGGNAATQTLAVVIRGLTLNQINSKNAKKIILKEITAGIINGMIVGIIVGIISAILNQTIMFGVVIGLAMIFNLFIAGLFGSLIPLIIKKLGKDPASSAIMFIITATDIFGFFSFLGLATILL; encoded by the coding sequence ATGAACAATAAAGAATCAGAACACTTATTATATCAAGAAATAGAAAAAGAAACAAACACAGAAAATAAAAAAAATAAATTATTACAAATAAACGAAAAAATAAAATCAAGAGTATTTTTAAGACTTCACGTAACAACACAAAAAGAAATACTATTCTTACTAAAAAAAGAAGAAATACTAGATTTACTAAAATACATGGATCCTGACGAAGTAACAGATGTCTTACAAAGAGTATCAGAAGAAACAAAAAGAAAAAAAATATTAGAAGAATTACAAGAAGAAACAAAACACAAAGTAGAATTCTTATTAAGATTCCACCCAGAAACAGCAGCAGGGCTGATGAGCTTAGATTATGTAGTAGCATCAAGCAAACAAACACTATTAACCGTTAACAAATTAGTAGTAAAACACGAAAAAAGAACAGGAAAATTCCCAACAATATTAGTAGAAGAAAACGGAGAAATAATAGGGGAACTACCAGGACACTTCTTAACAACAAAAAAACCAAAAGAAAAAATAAAAAATCACTTAATAAAAATACACACAACCAAATATGACGAGTCACAACAAGAAGTAATAAAAAAATTCAGAGAAACAAGACACGATAAAATAATAGTGATGGACGACACTGACTTCGTACTAGGAATAATTTATTCAGACGACATACTAAGACTAATACAAGATGAACCAGACAAAAGCCTATATTCATTCGCAGGACTAAAAAGAGAAGAAACAATCAACGACACAATAAAAGAAAAAGTAAAATACAGATACAAATGGCTAATAGTAAGCCTAATAGCATCCTTCGTCGTAGCAGCAACAATAATACCCTTCGAAAAAACAATAGAAAACATGGTACTACTAGCAATATACTTACCAATCGTAGCAATGATGGGAGGAAATGCAGCGACACAAACACTAGCAGTAGTAATAAGAGGACTAACACTAAATCAAATCAATTCCAAAAACGCCAAAAAAATAATACTAAAAGAAATAACCGCGGGAATAATAAACGGAATGATAGTAGGAATAATAGTAGGAATAATATCAGCAATACTAAACCAAACAATCATGTTCGGCGTAGTAATAGGACTAGCAATGATATTCAACTTATTCATCGCAGGATTATTTGGCTCACTAATACCATTAATAATAAAAAAATTAGGAAAAGACCCCGCGTCATCCGCAATAATGTTCATCATCACAGCAACAGACATATTCGGATTCTTCTCATTCCTAGGATTAGCGACAATATTACTATGA
- a CDS encoding beta-CASP ribonuclease aCPSF1 — translation MTTDILKEILKDIPDGKISDAVFEGANIVLYTKNKDFVFDGVSIIKSIVNKIKKRIELRPDPELCIDQEKAEKIIRDIIGEEAAVDQVLFDPQRSVVIVEAERPGLAIGKNGEYLHRIKAETFWVPVIKRNPLIRSQIIENIRSVLYQNSDYRRKFLHKTGERIYNGWIREKRNQWIRISYLGGGRQVGRSCMLLQTPESRVLLDCGIDVSSQDEAYPFLEAPELKISELDAIIVSHAHVDHSGLVPYLFKFGYRGPVYCTHPTRDIMSLLQLDVVKIQRGEGKDPIYTSDEVKEMVKHSISLDYEEVTDITPDVRITLYNAGHTLGSAMVHIHIGNGLHNLLYTGDIKFAKTRLLSPAATQFPRLETVMVEATYGGRDNIAASIRDQDKILEQIIVDTVKRGGKVLIPTLGTGRGQEIIVMVEKLVQDGVIPSIPIYIDGMVWDITAIHTAYPEYLNSTIRQQVFHRENNPFLNEKIKQVGSSKERTYIIEEEGSCVILATSGMLQGGPSVEYLKQLGGDKRHSLVFSCYQGEGTLGRRIQRGEREIIFREGQREEVLNIKMEVLKIEISGHADRRELMSFLQKLNPRPKRVLVNHGESSRCTDLASSIHKQFRIETDAPRNLEVVRLK, via the coding sequence TTGACTACAGATATTTTAAAAGAAATCCTTAAGGATATCCCGGATGGGAAGATTAGTGATGCTGTTTTTGAGGGTGCTAATATTGTTTTGTATACTAAGAACAAAGATTTTGTTTTTGATGGTGTTAGTATTATTAAGAGTATTGTTAATAAGATTAAGAAACGTATTGAGTTGAGGCCTGATCCTGAGCTTTGTATTGATCAGGAAAAAGCTGAGAAAATCATTAGGGATATTATTGGGGAAGAGGCCGCGGTTGATCAGGTTTTGTTTGATCCTCAGCGTTCTGTTGTTATTGTTGAAGCTGAAAGGCCTGGTTTGGCTATAGGTAAAAATGGTGAATATTTGCATAGGATTAAAGCTGAGACTTTTTGGGTTCCTGTTATTAAGAGGAATCCTTTGATTAGAAGTCAAATCATTGAGAATATTCGTTCTGTTCTTTATCAGAATAGTGATTACCGTCGGAAGTTTTTACATAAAACTGGTGAGCGTATTTATAATGGTTGGATTCGTGAGAAGAGAAATCAGTGGATTCGTATTAGTTATTTAGGTGGTGGTCGGCAGGTTGGTAGGAGTTGTATGCTTCTTCAAACGCCTGAGTCCAGAGTTTTGTTGGATTGTGGTATTGATGTTTCTTCTCAGGATGAGGCTTATCCTTTTCTTGAGGCTCCTGAGCTTAAGATTTCTGAGTTAGACGCGATTATTGTTAGTCACGCTCATGTTGATCATTCTGGTCTTGTTCCTTATTTGTTTAAGTTTGGTTATCGTGGTCCTGTTTATTGTACGCATCCTACTCGCGACATTATGAGTTTGCTTCAGTTGGATGTTGTAAAAATTCAGCGCGGCGAGGGTAAGGATCCTATTTATACTAGTGATGAAGTTAAAGAAATGGTTAAACATAGTATTTCTTTGGATTATGAAGAAGTTACGGATATTACTCCTGATGTAAGGATTACTTTATATAATGCAGGTCATACTCTTGGTAGTGCCATGGTTCATATTCATATTGGTAATGGTTTGCATAATTTGCTTTATACAGGAGATATTAAGTTTGCGAAGACTCGTTTGTTGAGTCCTGCGGCTACTCAGTTTCCTCGTTTAGAGACTGTTATGGTAGAAGCGACTTATGGTGGTAGAGATAATATTGCTGCTTCTATTCGTGATCAGGATAAGATTTTGGAGCAAATTATTGTTGATACTGTTAAGCGAGGGGGTAAGGTTTTGATTCCCACTCTTGGTACTGGTCGTGGTCAAGAAATCATTGTAATGGTTGAGAAGCTTGTTCAGGACGGGGTTATTCCTAGTATTCCTATTTATATTGATGGTATGGTTTGGGATATTACTGCTATTCACACCGCGTATCCTGAGTATTTGAATAGTACTATTAGGCAACAAGTTTTTCATAGGGAGAATAATCCTTTTTTGAATGAGAAAATTAAGCAAGTTGGTAGTTCTAAGGAAAGAACTTATATCATTGAGGAAGAGGGTTCTTGTGTTATTCTTGCTACTAGTGGTATGCTTCAAGGAGGTCCTTCTGTTGAGTATTTGAAACAGCTTGGTGGTGATAAGCGTCATAGCTTAGTTTTTAGTTGTTATCAGGGCGAGGGTACTCTTGGTCGTAGGATTCAACGTGGTGAACGTGAAATTATTTTCCGTGAAGGTCAAAGAGAGGAAGTTCTTAATATTAAGATGGAAGTTCTTAAGATCGAGATTTCGGGTCACGCTGATCGTCGTGAATTGATGAGTTTCTTGCAGAAGCTTAATCCTAGGCCTAAGCGTGTTTTGGTGAATCATGGCGAGAGTAGTCGTTGTACTGATTTGGCGAGTTCTATTCATAAGCAGTTCAGGATTGAAACTGATGCTCCTAGGAATTTAGAAGTGGTTCGTCTTAAGTAA
- a CDS encoding proteasome subunit beta, with amino-acid sequence MTGENLKTGTTTIGIICKDAVVLAADKRATAGHLIANKDIEKVIEIMPNMALTTAGTVSDIQLLVKYLKAELKLKEVRTNRKPNVKEAANLLANFNYSNIRSYGGFGGVCHFLFGGYDVENGFQLYDIYPDGALTGVNSNSKAKGYLASGSGSTFAMGLLEDAWQSDLSVENGVSLAYRAINAALQRDSASGEGVDVFVIGKDGIKKHNKMISGSLN; translated from the coding sequence ATGACGGGAGAAAATCTTAAGACAGGTACAACAACCATCGGTATTATTTGTAAGGACGCAGTAGTTTTAGCTGCTGATAAGAGAGCTACTGCTGGTCATTTAATTGCTAATAAGGATATTGAAAAAGTTATTGAGATTATGCCTAATATGGCTTTGACTACTGCTGGTACTGTTTCTGATATTCAGTTATTGGTTAAATATTTGAAGGCTGAGCTTAAGCTTAAAGAAGTTCGTACTAATAGAAAGCCTAATGTGAAGGAAGCTGCTAATTTATTGGCTAATTTTAATTACAGTAATATTCGTAGTTACGGCGGTTTTGGCGGTGTTTGTCATTTCTTGTTTGGTGGTTATGATGTTGAAAATGGTTTTCAGCTTTATGATATTTATCCAGATGGTGCTTTAACCGGCGTTAACAGTAATAGTAAAGCTAAGGGTTATTTAGCTTCAGGTTCTGGTTCTACTTTCGCTATGGGTTTATTAGAGGATGCGTGGCAGTCTGATTTAAGTGTTGAGAATGGTGTTTCTCTTGCTTATCGTGCGATTAATGCTGCTCTTCAAAGAGATTCTGCTAGTGGGGAAGGAGTGGATGTTTTTGTTATTGGTAAAGATGGCATTAAGAAGCATAACAAAATGATTAGTGGTTCTTTGAACTAA
- a CDS encoding segregation/condensation protein A — protein MIEAPVTPGNKEHDIFEMLFDKDEITWQDIIYDLIKTEKMDPWDVDVSVLAEKFVSLLKEMKKMDFRLSGKIILAAAFFLKIKSDKLLKEDIVFLNNLITPQDDDVLDFLDDSSFDVVVQKEKPVLKYRTPQPRKRKVSVYDLVEALEKALEGDQKRHIRKLSNVAKKVKVPKKDKDMTVVINDLYKKIQKTLETVKHVQFSQLLKSEDKEEKIYTFIPLLYLDTQRRIDLEQEAHFEDITICLAKLKKGLVSAE, from the coding sequence ATGATTGAGGCCCCCGTCACACCAGGAAATAAGGAACATGACATTTTTGAGATGTTATTTGATAAAGACGAGATTACTTGGCAAGATATTATTTATGATTTGATTAAGACTGAAAAAATGGATCCTTGGGATGTTGATGTTTCTGTTTTAGCTGAGAAATTTGTTTCTTTACTTAAAGAAATGAAGAAAATGGATTTTCGTTTATCTGGTAAAATTATTCTTGCCGCCGCTTTCTTTTTGAAAATTAAATCTGATAAGCTTCTTAAAGAAGACATTGTGTTTTTAAATAATCTTATTACTCCTCAAGACGATGATGTTCTGGATTTTTTGGATGATTCTTCTTTTGATGTTGTTGTTCAAAAAGAAAAACCTGTTTTGAAGTATAGGACTCCTCAACCTAGGAAACGAAAAGTTTCTGTTTATGACTTAGTGGAAGCTTTAGAAAAAGCTCTTGAGGGTGATCAGAAACGCCATATAAGAAAGTTAAGTAATGTTGCTAAAAAAGTTAAGGTTCCTAAGAAAGATAAAGATATGACTGTTGTAATTAATGATTTGTATAAGAAGATTCAGAAAACTTTAGAAACTGTTAAGCACGTTCAATTTTCTCAATTATTAAAATCAGAGGATAAAGAAGAGAAGATTTATACTTTTATTCCTCTTTTATATTTGGATACTCAGCGCAGAATTGATTTAGAGCAGGAAGCTCATTTTGAGGATATTACTATTTGTTTGGCTAAATTAAAAAAAGGATTGGTTTCTGCGGAGTGA
- a CDS encoding NUDIX hydrolase yields MAIPKNAKKVFQGIMFDVYQWEQEQFNGTTKTFEAIKRKESVQIIATKNNKIILLEEEQPFTGKFLALPGGVCETNNPEEDAKRELQEETGLTTKKFKLWKKTRFSTKIEWNTYYYTAKNCEKTHQTQLDAGEKITVHELNFEEFIKKVISEEFRNKEFKYMILQMMHEHKLEEFKQQIF; encoded by the coding sequence ATGGCAATACCAAAAAACGCAAAAAAAGTATTTCAAGGAATAATGTTCGACGTATACCAATGGGAACAAGAACAATTTAACGGTACAACCAAAACATTCGAAGCAATAAAAAGAAAAGAAAGCGTACAAATAATAGCAACAAAAAACAACAAAATAATATTACTAGAAGAAGAACAACCATTCACAGGAAAATTCTTAGCACTACCAGGAGGAGTATGCGAAACAAACAACCCAGAAGAAGACGCGAAACGAGAATTACAAGAAGAAACAGGACTCACAACAAAAAAATTTAAATTATGGAAAAAAACAAGATTCTCAACAAAAATAGAATGGAACACATACTATTATACAGCAAAAAACTGCGAAAAAACACACCAAACCCAATTAGACGCAGGAGAAAAAATAACAGTTCACGAACTAAACTTTGAAGAATTCATAAAAAAAGTAATATCAGAAGAATTCAGAAACAAAGAATTCAAATACATGATACTACAAATGATGCACGAACACAAATTAGAAGAATTCAAACAACAAATATTCTAA
- a CDS encoding KH domain-containing protein — MEYSLELKIPKERVAVLIGKNGETKKELEDYTQAKIDIDSKEGDVKITGLDSLKMYSAKEVIRAIGRGFNPEIAKLLFKQDYILEIISLLDYVKHKGHFERIKGRVIGANGKSRETIENLTLTYISVYGKTIGILGRAEDVIISKKAVENLLLGSPHANVYKWLEKNRRNMKEKEALNW, encoded by the coding sequence ATGGAATACAGCCTAGAATTAAAAATCCCAAAAGAAAGAGTCGCAGTTCTAATAGGAAAAAACGGAGAAACAAAAAAAGAATTAGAAGACTACACACAAGCAAAAATAGATATTGACTCAAAAGAAGGTGACGTAAAAATAACAGGTCTTGACTCCTTAAAAATGTACTCAGCAAAAGAAGTAATAAGAGCAATAGGAAGAGGATTTAACCCAGAAATAGCAAAACTACTATTCAAACAAGATTACATACTAGAAATAATATCACTACTAGACTACGTAAAACACAAAGGACACTTCGAACGAATAAAAGGACGAGTAATAGGAGCAAACGGCAAATCCAGAGAAACAATAGAAAACCTAACCCTAACATATATATCAGTGTACGGAAAAACAATAGGAATCTTAGGAAGAGCAGAAGACGTAATAATAAGCAAAAAAGCAGTCGAAAACTTACTATTAGGAAGTCCACACGCAAACGTATATAAATGGCTAGAAAAAAACAGAAGAAACATGAAAGAAAAAGAAGCCCTAAACTGGTAA
- a CDS encoding serine protein kinase RIO, whose product MVRKSRKGREEWKIFKNVFDSFTNRVIFDLSNQGYFVELTQPVALGKEANVFLASREDGSLVAVKIYRLENCNFNKMYSYIRSDPRFVGLENQKRKVVFSWVQREYRNLLVARSKVRVPSPIVFRDNVIVMDFIGGDGVPSPMLKDSFPVDAMAFFDKVIEGVIGLLEVGLVHGDLSDFNILNFEENPVFIDFSQATVLNDRDSEELLRRDLKNVFRAFRSLSIDEDVVVKRVIDKFLVEKNKK is encoded by the coding sequence ATGGTTCGTAAGTCTCGTAAGGGTCGTGAGGAGTGGAAGATTTTTAAGAATGTTTTTGATTCTTTTACTAATCGGGTTATTTTTGATTTGTCTAATCAGGGTTATTTTGTGGAGTTGACTCAGCCTGTTGCTCTTGGTAAGGAGGCTAATGTTTTTTTGGCTTCTCGCGAGGATGGTTCTTTGGTTGCTGTGAAGATTTATCGTTTGGAGAATTGTAATTTTAATAAGATGTATTCTTATATTAGGTCTGATCCTCGTTTTGTTGGTTTGGAGAATCAGAAGCGTAAGGTTGTTTTTAGTTGGGTTCAGCGTGAGTATCGTAATTTGTTGGTTGCTCGTTCTAAGGTTAGAGTTCCTTCTCCTATTGTTTTTAGGGATAATGTTATTGTTATGGATTTTATTGGTGGTGATGGTGTTCCTTCTCCTATGTTGAAGGATTCTTTTCCTGTTGATGCTATGGCTTTTTTTGATAAGGTTATTGAAGGTGTTATTGGTTTGTTAGAGGTTGGTTTGGTTCATGGTGATTTGTCTGATTTTAATATTCTTAATTTTGAGGAGAATCCTGTTTTTATTGATTTTAGTCAGGCTACTGTTTTGAATGATAGGGATTCTGAGGAGTTGCTTCGTAGGGATTTGAAGAATGTTTTTAGGGCTTTTCGTTCTTTGAGTATTGATGAGGATGTTGTTGTGAAGCGTGTTATTGATAAGTTTTTGGTTGAGAAGAATAAGAAGTAA
- a CDS encoding MBL fold metallo-hydrolase, producing the protein MRLEFHGAAREVGRSCIELTTTQGSRFLLDIGIKFGEHGLIFPEKVLDVPHIDGTFITHAHLDHSGGLPLFEHKQLHGPIFCTAQTLSATKILLRDSYKVARIKHLHPAYNNSDLKEVQKDAQIIDFDKWYNQKDIKFMFLNAGHIPGSAMILIEADNKRLLYTGDFNNRDTALMEHEIINPVLKEKQLDVLITESTYGHRELPNNKELETKFIESIKQTLAKGGSIIIPTFALGRAQQILIMLAKAELNTKIYFDGLCNKLTRQILESPSKYLRNKEILNDAFYNEVEWIHSEKRRKDAMKNQGIFITTSGMIQGGPVMSYIKEMWHDEKNKIILMGFQCKRTNGRHLIDEGYIYLDGWKTYVKCEVEKYDFSGHTDHHGIRRLVTELKPKHVFFQHGDEESVLCLKEWADKEVGGNNYAPKVTEQHEIQ; encoded by the coding sequence ATGCGCTTAGAATTTCACGGCGCCGCGAGAGAAGTGGGACGTAGTTGCATAGAACTAACAACTACGCAAGGCAGTAGGTTCTTATTAGATATAGGTATCAAATTCGGAGAACACGGCTTAATTTTTCCTGAAAAAGTATTAGATGTTCCACACATAGACGGAACATTCATAACGCACGCACACCTAGATCATTCAGGAGGATTACCTTTATTCGAACATAAACAATTACACGGACCAATATTCTGCACAGCACAAACATTATCAGCAACAAAAATACTACTAAGAGACTCATACAAAGTAGCAAGAATAAAACACTTACACCCAGCATATAACAATTCAGACCTTAAAGAAGTACAAAAAGATGCACAAATAATAGATTTTGATAAATGGTACAATCAAAAAGACATAAAATTCATGTTTCTAAACGCAGGACACATACCAGGAAGCGCGATGATACTAATAGAAGCAGACAACAAAAGATTACTATACACAGGAGATTTTAACAATAGAGACACAGCCTTAATGGAACATGAAATAATAAACCCTGTTTTAAAAGAAAAACAATTAGATGTACTAATAACCGAATCAACTTACGGACACAGAGAATTACCAAATAATAAAGAATTAGAAACAAAATTCATAGAATCAATAAAACAAACACTAGCAAAAGGAGGATCAATAATAATCCCAACCTTCGCACTAGGAAGAGCACAACAAATACTAATAATGTTAGCAAAAGCAGAACTTAATACCAAAATATATTTTGACGGATTATGCAATAAACTAACACGACAAATATTAGAATCACCTTCAAAGTACTTAAGAAACAAAGAAATATTAAACGACGCGTTTTACAACGAAGTAGAATGGATACATTCTGAAAAAAGAAGAAAAGACGCAATGAAAAACCAAGGAATATTCATAACAACTTCAGGAATGATACAAGGAGGACCTGTGATGAGTTACATAAAAGAAATGTGGCATGATGAAAAAAACAAAATAATATTAATGGGTTTTCAATGTAAAAGAACGAACGGAAGACACTTAATAGACGAAGGATACATATATTTAGACGGGTGGAAAACGTACGTAAAATGCGAAGTTGAAAAATACGATTTTTCAGGACATACAGATCATCACGGAATACGAAGATTAGTAACAGAATTAAAACCTAAACACGTGTTTTTTCAACATGGAGATGAAGAATCAGTATTATGCTTAAAAGAATGGGCTGATAAAGAAGTAGGAGGAAACAACTACGCACCAAAAGTTACAGAACAACACGAAATACAATAA
- the rpl3p gene encoding 50S ribosomal protein L3, whose protein sequence is MAKKGRPRYGSMGVWPRKRAARPYARIRSFPEIKEAKPLFFPAYKAGMTRIGVLGMDKNKTNFGIEESQAVTILECPPIKIASMRLYKKSNNKKIVSTQINFKTDKELSRKISKINEEKISSSKDLESIKIEDYSDLTVQAYTMPKQAELKKTPELFELELGGSIQEKLEFVKNKIDKTITVNEVLKEGQLIDAHGVTRGKGFQGPVKRFGIGLKNHKSEKGQRAPGSVGSWIGQAHVAHRVARAGQTGYHVRTQHNNLIMKISDKPDEINPKGGFINYGLVKAPYIMIKGSLQGHKKRLLFLAEPIRKPSRKINFTTDMIKYVSKESHQGR, encoded by the coding sequence ATGGCAAAAAAAGGAAGACCAAGATATGGAAGTATGGGTGTATGGCCAAGAAAAAGAGCAGCACGCCCCTATGCTAGAATAAGATCCTTTCCAGAAATAAAAGAAGCCAAACCACTATTTTTCCCAGCATACAAAGCAGGAATGACAAGAATAGGCGTACTAGGAATGGACAAAAACAAAACAAACTTTGGAATAGAAGAATCACAAGCAGTAACAATCCTTGAATGCCCACCAATAAAAATCGCGAGCATGAGATTATACAAAAAATCCAACAACAAAAAAATAGTATCAACACAAATCAATTTCAAAACAGATAAAGAATTATCAAGAAAAATATCAAAAATAAACGAAGAAAAAATATCATCTTCTAAAGACTTAGAATCAATAAAAATAGAAGATTACTCAGACCTAACAGTTCAAGCATACACGATGCCTAAACAAGCAGAACTGAAAAAAACACCAGAACTATTCGAATTAGAATTAGGCGGATCAATACAAGAAAAATTAGAATTTGTAAAAAATAAAATAGACAAAACAATAACGGTAAACGAAGTACTAAAAGAAGGACAATTAATAGATGCACATGGAGTAACCAGAGGAAAAGGATTCCAAGGACCAGTAAAAAGATTCGGCATAGGATTAAAGAATCATAAATCTGAAAAAGGACAAAGAGCACCAGGATCCGTAGGAAGCTGGATAGGACAAGCACACGTAGCTCACAGAGTTGCAAGAGCAGGACAAACAGGTTACCACGTAAGAACACAACATAACAATCTAATAATGAAAATAAGTGACAAACCAGACGAAATAAATCCTAAAGGAGGATTCATAAATTACGGATTAGTAAAAGCACCGTACATAATGATAAAAGGTTCACTTCAAGGTCATAAGAAAAGACTATTATTCTTAGCAGAACCAATAAGGAAACCATCAAGAAAAATAAATTTCACAACAGACATGATAAAATATGTGAGTAAAGAATCACATCAAGGAAGATAA
- the rpl4p gene encoding 50S ribosomal protein L4 produces the protein MELKILNKEAKETSKIKLPDQFKEQVRTDLVKRAVLVIQASNRQRYGASPEAGKRASAYVSKRRRAYKTTYGIGQSRTPRKVLSRSGTRMNWVGAFVPQTVGGRRAHPPKASKIWTQKINTTENRKAIRSALSATMIPELVKARGHIIPQTYPFAISDEYNTINKTSELKKSLKTLGLIEDIERATTKKVRAGKGKARGRKHRTKKSILFVVSQDSELTKSARNLPGCEVIKVKELNAEILAPGTVPGRLTLFTESALKKIKEDSLFMKTTKSTKEEKTETKKTITKKTTKKVTKKESGDKK, from the coding sequence ATGGAACTCAAAATACTAAACAAAGAAGCGAAAGAAACAAGCAAAATAAAATTGCCTGATCAATTCAAAGAACAAGTAAGAACAGATCTAGTAAAAAGAGCAGTACTAGTAATACAAGCAAGTAATAGACAAAGATACGGAGCTAGTCCAGAAGCAGGTAAAAGAGCATCTGCATATGTATCAAAAAGAAGAAGAGCATACAAAACCACGTATGGAATAGGACAATCAAGAACACCAAGAAAAGTATTATCAAGAAGCGGAACCAGAATGAACTGGGTAGGAGCATTCGTACCACAAACAGTAGGAGGAAGAAGAGCACACCCACCAAAAGCATCAAAGATATGGACTCAGAAAATAAACACAACAGAAAACAGAAAAGCAATCAGAAGCGCATTATCCGCAACAATGATTCCAGAATTAGTAAAAGCAAGAGGACACATAATACCTCAAACATACCCTTTCGCAATATCAGACGAATACAACACAATAAACAAAACATCAGAATTAAAAAAATCACTAAAAACATTAGGACTAATTGAAGACATAGAAAGAGCAACAACAAAAAAAGTAAGAGCTGGAAAAGGTAAAGCAAGAGGAAGAAAACACAGAACAAAAAAAAGCATACTGTTCGTAGTATCACAAGACTCAGAATTAACAAAATCAGCAAGAAACCTGCCAGGATGTGAAGTAATCAAAGTTAAAGAACTAAACGCAGAAATATTAGCACCAGGAACAGTACCAGGAAGATTAACACTATTCACAGAATCCGCACTAAAAAAAATAAAAGAAGACTCACTATTTATGAAAACAACAAAATCAACAAAAGAAGAAAAAACAGAAACAAAAAAAACAATCACTAAGAAAACAACTAAGAAAGTAACAAAAAAAGAATCAGGAGATAAAAAATGA
- a CDS encoding 50S ribosomal protein L23, with amino-acid sequence MSNHPVIKYPLATEKSIRLMESENKLIFIVGTSAKKPEITKAIEDEFNVKITKVRTLIDTKGRKKAYVTFSPETPAIDVATKLGLM; translated from the coding sequence ATGAGTAATCACCCAGTAATCAAATACCCATTAGCAACAGAAAAAAGCATAAGACTAATGGAATCAGAAAACAAACTAATCTTCATAGTAGGAACAAGCGCAAAAAAACCAGAAATAACAAAAGCAATAGAAGATGAATTCAACGTAAAAATAACTAAAGTAAGAACATTAATAGATACAAAAGGAAGAAAAAAAGCATACGTAACATTTTCACCGGAAACACCGGCAATAGACGTAGCAACCAAACTAGGCTTAATGTAA
- a CDS encoding 50S ribosomal protein L2, which produces MGKNLIQQRRGKGSGRFRAPDFRYKGEIKMLNKSSYTVKNLIRCPGHSAPLIEAEYEDKSTSLLIAPEGIAIGDKIDLTSQEIKPGNIIPLKDIPEGTNIFCIELKPGDGGKFVRGSGSFAKVVGKTPTTISILLPSKKQKNFNPNCRAMIGIVAGGGRVEKPLLKAGKKHHIAKSKNQYYPIVSGSAMNAVAHPFGNKRSSRKSKARPAPRNAPPGRNVGMIRPRRSGRRTK; this is translated from the coding sequence ATGGGAAAAAACTTAATACAACAAAGACGTGGAAAAGGCTCCGGAAGATTTAGAGCACCAGATTTCAGGTACAAAGGAGAAATCAAAATGCTAAACAAATCTTCATACACAGTTAAAAACTTAATAAGATGCCCAGGACACAGCGCACCACTAATAGAAGCAGAATACGAAGACAAATCAACAAGTCTATTAATAGCCCCAGAAGGCATAGCAATAGGAGACAAAATAGATTTAACTTCACAAGAAATAAAACCAGGAAACATAATTCCACTAAAAGATATACCTGAAGGAACCAATATTTTTTGCATAGAACTAAAACCAGGCGACGGAGGAAAATTCGTTAGAGGATCAGGATCATTCGCAAAAGTTGTAGGTAAAACACCAACAACAATAAGCATATTATTACCATCAAAAAAACAAAAAAACTTCAATCCAAACTGTAGAGCAATGATAGGCATAGTTGCAGGAGGAGGAAGAGTAGAAAAACCATTACTAAAAGCAGGAAAAAAACATCACATAGCAAAATCAAAGAACCAATATTACCCTATAGTGTCAGGCTCAGCAATGAACGCAGTAGCACACCCATTCGGTAATAAGAGATCATCAAGAAAATCAAAAGCAAGGCCTGCACCAAGAAACGCCCCACCAGGAAGAAACGTGGGAATGATAAGACCAAGAAGGTCAGGAAGAAGAACTAAATGA